The Hemibagrus wyckioides isolate EC202008001 linkage group LG26, SWU_Hwy_1.0, whole genome shotgun sequence DNA window tatttttttgtatgaaaAGTATTTCCTGTTTTGTTACATGCCCAGAAACACAAAacagctgtttgtttttatttcagaacaAACGAACACAAGGTCCACGCAGCGTCTTAAACAAATTAGTTCACATGAATTCATGTCCAGAGTTCACATTGCATTATGGGTCCAGCTTGTTAGCACATTTCCCAAAAATGACCGGTGAAGCGTTCTCATCGATCCTCCTGAGTTAatgatcacatcacacacatctgtcCTGCTGCAGCGTGAATCATTGTGAGGAGGACCCGAGACGATGggctataaatacacactgcgGAGAGCTAAAGCATGTAGAACAGCAGCAAGAAGGTCCGAGTTTCCTCCTGCTCTTTATCATGAagtttctcctcctcctcagtgtgtgtgttgctctggCTCGGGCCAGTTCTGATTACGATGATGAAAATGATGCAGTGAGTATAAACTCCCGAGATTAGTAAAGATTCTCAAACTGCTCAGGATTATAACAACAACTCAGCtattaattctctctctctctctctctctctctctctttctgtgtagGAAGTAAAAACAACACAGGTGAGCTGGTTTTATCTTCCACTCTTGGTAACAGAATTGATCAGTAAACTCTTCACTGCTTTTCTTCACTGCTTGTCTTTGAGATGTTTACTGTTTATTCCTTCACTGGATATTTATCTGGTCATGTGGATATGctttaaaatacttttaaagTTTAAGACTTTATGGACTGAACATAATTATTGTCGTtagtttttaaacaaatgaaacatttaCAGGTCAGCATCTGAACTCCGGAAAAGAATAATATTTCCTAATCAGCATTTTCCGTGTTTTAATTATGCAACTCTTTCCAGCTAATCATTATTTTATCTCTTTCCTCTAAAAGAGAGGCATCATTCTTTTGAACACATGAGAATAAAATGATATTTACAGATGAATATAAACCTGATAAAGGTGTAACCTGTGAAGAAATCCATCACTGAATTTTAATTGTATCTGTAAACACCACAACTTGCTGAATGATCTGGTTTTGGATGTTTCTCAGCCCACAACTGATTTCAAAGATCCTCGAGGTCACAGGCCTCAGAACCGAGGGCGTGAAGTTTACATACCTGTCGCTGCTCCACCTCCCGTTAGTGGACGAGGACGTTATGGACCTAGACCCACTGCGACCACAGACAGAAATCTtcaggaggagaagaaggaaatTCCTGACAGCGGAGGATGTGTTCACGCCTCAGAGACAATGGTACACTGCTAGAGTCCAGTCCAGTACACTGCTAGAGTCCAGTCCAGTACACTGCTAGAGTCCAGTCCAGTACACTGCTAGACTCCAGTCCAGTACACTGCTAGAGCCCAGTCCAGTACACTGCTAGAGCCCAGTCCAGTACACTGCTAGAGTCCAGTCCAGTACACTGCTAGTCCAGGAATTATAGACCCTCGTTAGCGTAAAGTTTCAGAGCCTGACTCGGGTCTCAAAACCTCTCAGAAAATAGCAGTGATGATAAACTTGTTAGTAGACACCAGGATGTACTGTTAAAgcttatatcatatcatattatattactaGATTATAAACCCTAATTAACCCTGGAGGTCAGGATTACACtcagaacatttatttaagcttaTCTTTAGAATTGTCTCTCATCAGTTCTGCTGCTCCTCACATTGCAGAAGACTAAAAAGTCTAAAGTTTCTACACAAAAATCAAGCATTTAAAAAGACCATGATGAACATTATTAACTTTGTTACCGTATTTTTAGGACTGATGTTGATGAAACATTTCCTTTAACGTTTTATTGGAAGTgatttttagaaagaaaaaagtctgaAGTTATTTAAATTTGTACAATTTACATAATAAAACCCTCTGGAACCGGTGATATGATTTATAATAACTGATGAGGGACATGCTGTGTGGAGAGTGAGCAGAAGTCTTGAAGATGTGATCTGATTTGGTGTGGGGTCTGACCTGTCTGGTGTTCTGTGTTGTCCTGCAGGGTGTCCTCTGTCCCACAGGCTGTGAGCTGAAGACAGCTTTACTGAAGCAGGAGCGTGACATTAAACCCACCGTGGCTCTGCTGAAAAGAGACGTGGAATCTCTGTCACAGACATCCAACTCTGTGTACAGATACGTGGAGGAGCTGAGCTCAGAGATCACCGAGAGACAGAGGATCAACAACGGTAAAGGAGATTAGACTGATCTGGACTAATATCTGTAATAACGGCTAGTCATCCATGTAGGAGataacaagtgtaatgatggaGGTAATGGAGCTGATGGTTTTAATGGAGCTGATGGTTTTAATGGAGGTGATGGTGTTAATGGAGGTGATGGTGTTAATGGAGGTGATGGTGTTAATGGAGATGATGTTGTAAATGGTGGTGATGGAAGTGATGGTGTTgaaggtgatggaggtgatggtggtgatggaggtgacggtggtgatggaggtgtcAGTGTGAAGCTGATGTATACAGATGAGAAAGTTGGACAGTCTAAAgcactaaagcgccgctgcatctcTCTCTGTAGTTAAAGATCTCACTGCACTTCTATTATTCATAATGGAGTTTTctgtaaaatttaaatattaaagtaaCTCTGGAAGTTCAATCACCCAAAAATGTAgacttcatgttcatgttcctcTTTTGAGAAGCTGTTCCTGTTTAAATGTAAAGGTGTTTCCTCACAGATACGCTTTACTCACAGCATGTCGTTCTATACAGCTCTCTAAATTCTCTGCTTGTCCATCTCACATGTTCAGAGCTAAAGAAAATGTCTCTCTTGTATCTTTTTAGGTAATGACGAGTTGGTCAGTCAGTACACAGATGACCTGGAGGTCCAGCACTCGTATGTGAAAGAATCAGTGGACATCACATTTCCACAAAACATTAAAATCCTGCAGGCAGTTCTGGAGAAACTGCGGGACAAGATCCAGCGTCTGGAGAAGGCGGTCACTGACCAGAAGGCGAAGTGCACTGAGCCATGTGTAGTGTCCTGCCCCGTTCCAGTCGTCTCCGGAAAAGACTGTGAGGATGTTTACAGGAACGGAGGAGAGAGCTCTGAGATGTATTTTATTCGCCCAGAAGCCTCACAAGCACCATACAAGGTCTACTGCGACCAGACAACACAGAACGGAGGTACGAGACGAGGGAAAAACAGACTGATTTTTAACACCACTCAACTAAACATTTAACTCTAATTAACGGTCATTTGATTTTGAAATGACTTTGGGgttttgagtgtgtagtgtttctcAGTCTCTCCACTGCTCTGTCTCTTCTCTCAGGCTGGCTGCTCATACAGAACCGACTGGACGGCAGCGTGGACTTT harbors:
- the fgb gene encoding fibrinogen beta chain → MKFLLLLSVCVALARASSDYDDENDAEVKTTQPTTDFKDPRGHRPQNRGREVYIPVAAPPPVSGRGRYGPRPTATTDRNLQEEKKEIPDSGGCVHASETMGVLCPTGCELKTALLKQERDIKPTVALLKRDVESLSQTSNSVYRYVEELSSEITERQRINNGNDELVSQYTDDLEVQHSYVKESVDITFPQNIKILQAVLEKLRDKIQRLEKAVTDQKAKCTEPCVVSCPVPVVSGKDCEDVYRNGGESSEMYFIRPEASQAPYKVYCDQTTQNGGWLLIQNRLDGSVDFGRRWDDYKRGFGNVAFDVGKGFCNTPGEYWLGNDRISQVTKTGPTEVLIEMQDWAGTKTYAQYQQFTVQGEASNYILAVDKYSGTAGNTFLTGATELLGVNRTMTIHNGMMFSTYDRDNDRWEPGDPSKQCAKEDGGGWWYNSCHSANPNGRYYWGGAYTKKMAKHGTDDGIVWMNWKGSWYSLKAISMKIRPFFAES